The Corallococcus soli genome segment ACTACCTTGAGGCGAGGCCTCACATGACCGAAACCATCTACGCGGGTTCCTACTGGGGAGCGCGACAGGAGTCCGCGGAGGCGTGTGCGCTGCGCATGGAAGTGCTCCTGACGAGCCTGGCCAACGTCGACCCCGGTTTCGTCCAGTGGTTCCAACAGGGCAGGTCTCGCAAGGCCGCGCTTCAACGCCCCATCGAGCCAAGAGCGACTGCCCTCGAAAAGCTGTTTCGCCGAGGCCAGGACCGAGTGTTTGAAGACCTCGGCTTCCGGATGAGTGGTTGGAATGGCGCGAGCGATGACCGCGACGCCAGTGGCTTCGACGTCACCTGTGGGGGGCACTCCCAGGCGACAGGCAACTTCTGTGTCTTCAATCTCCCCAGCCAGGGAACGCATTCGGAGCGTGTGCTGTCCACGCCTGTACTTGGCGGGCTCGTTCGGAGCATGGCGGTCGCCTGGGAACCGGAATGGGCGATCGCGACCTCTTCGGCGCACCGAAACATGGTGACCGACAACCCCAAGCCCGGAACCTTTGTCGGCTGGGTCATGTACCTGGCCCGGGTCCGCGGCACCGTGCCCCCGCTGCCTGCCCCCGTGCGCATCGAGCCGGTGGAAGACAAGGGCACGCTGATCAT includes the following:
- a CDS encoding immunity 52 family protein, whose amino-acid sequence is MTETIYAGSYWGARQESAEACALRMEVLLTSLANVDPGFVQWFQQGRSRKAALQRPIEPRATALEKLFRRGQDRVFEDLGFRMSGWNGASDDRDASGFDVTCGGHSQATGNFCVFNLPSQGTHSERVLSTPVLGGLVRSMAVAWEPEWAIATSSAHRNMVTDNPKPGTFVGWVMYLARVRGTVPPLPAPVRIEPVEDKGTLIILTPERFTVKNPEHLALAEQVRGLLAQAGLMKPLAP